The Cololabis saira isolate AMF1-May2022 chromosome 20, fColSai1.1, whole genome shotgun sequence genome includes a window with the following:
- the haus1 gene encoding HAUS augmin-like complex subunit 1 — translation MCEKMKQVNTWLGSVFGEQPVPQFEVNTRTVELLHQLARASEARCRDSVLLLEDRRQKTAEYLAQASHLQDVLLQAVDVSCSSVSRPTADYVSGLVDVAMVMSVRDTSLSSFLPAVNGLTSDLSEAERRNRRLERELAALRRRLGATLLLRGNLQEDVDKTARTQAVEGAKAEERLLNMDFVTAKARELSHRQERSEVQLGSRNMDKSVTHQALVQLSQEVDALKKEITPLKKKLEPYMDLSPNPSLAQVKVEEAKRELAALDQRLEGNVDFK, via the exons ATGTGTGAAAAGATGAAACAG GTGAACACCTGGCTCGGTTCCGTGTTCGGGGAGCAGCCGGTGCCGCAGTTCGAGGTGAACACCAGGACCGTGGAGCTGCTGCACCAGCTGGCCCGGGCCAGCGAGGCTCGGTGCCGAGACTCGGTTCTGCTGCTGGAGGATCGGAGGCAGAAGACGGCGGAGTACCTGGCTCAAG CGTCTCACCTGCAGGACGTCCTCCTGCAGGCCGTGGACGTGTCCTGCAGCAGCGTGTCCAGGCCGACGGCCGACTACGTCTCTGGTCTGGTGGACGTCGCCATGGTGATGAGCGTGAGGGACACGTCCCTAAGCAG CTTCCTGCCGGCGGTCAACggcctgacctctgacctctccgAGGCGGAGAGGAGGAACCGGCGTCTGGAGCGGGAGCTGGCGGCCCTGAGGAGGAGGCTGGGGGCCACGCTGCTGCTGCGGGGGAACCTCCAGGA GGATGTGGATAAAACGGCGCGGACTCAGGCGGTGGAAGGCGCCAAGGCCGAGGAGCGGCTCCTCAACATGGACTTCGTGACGGCGAAGGCCAGAGAGCTCAGCCACCGGCAGGAGAGGTCCGAG GTCCAGCTGGGGTCCAGGAACATGGACAAGTCCGTGACCCACCAGGCCCTGGTCCAGCTCTCCCAG GAAGTCGACGCCCTGAAGAAAGAAATCACCCCCCTGAAGAAGAAGCTGGAGCCCTACATGGACCTGAGTCCG AATCCATCTCTGGCACAAGTGAAGGTAGAAGAGGCCAAAAGAGAGCTG GCGGCACTGGATCAACGGCTGGAGGGAAACGTGGACTTCAAATAG